One window of Phycisphaerae bacterium genomic DNA carries:
- the cadA gene encoding cadmium-translocating P-type ATPase, whose translation MSIAGQECQLRIIGMTCGACAARVESALRRVPGIQSAAVNLLAETAVVGLPTDQAGQPGSTGQASADRNAVQAALIESVRAAGYDAEVIAGGRQLLDHMAKGGDSRETIRRQRQGMIQAVGLALPVMFLDHGMHWLWGHSFDKQITARYMQLILLVMMALSPGAAPILVGGLRAAIHRVGNMDLLVTLGVCAALLSSLYGIFIAHDSAFIHIDAAAMILSLVCVGRYLEARAKARTADALAAIARRAPRTALVRREGQWVATPVEKISTGDEINVPPTEPIPVDGEVIEGGAAVDESLMTGEPMPVRRGPGDRILGGSQVVEGQIVVRATTTGARSALGRIVELVQQSQASRTDSQRLADQVAGVFVPIVVAVAVATFAGWLFFAGAARAADAAQATAAVLVVACPCALGLATPTVVAVATGFAALRGILVRDAATLERAGAIERVIWDKTGTLTSGRPHVVHMAPKAPMNESQLLQLAAGAEQFSSHPLASAIVAEALRRGLSLPEPEKFNVMPGRGVSATIDGREILIGKGGNDRAHQLPSTSDAVSVVGIWADKAPVGTIELRDSIRPSARAAIERLKRLGIRSEMLTGDRLAAAQHVARELGIDEVDLTAEVTPEGKIERIRAARQNGDKVAMVGDGINDAAALASADVGIAFAAGAQTACDAAGIQLVGSTPQLVADAVQLARAARRIIRQNLVWAFAYNVLMIPLAAAGRLSPMLAAASMMVSSLTVVLNALRLQRLRLD comes from the coding sequence TTGAGCATCGCTGGGCAGGAGTGCCAGCTTCGTATCATCGGCATGACCTGCGGCGCGTGCGCCGCTCGCGTGGAATCCGCGCTCCGACGAGTTCCCGGCATCCAGAGCGCGGCGGTGAATCTGCTCGCCGAGACGGCGGTCGTCGGCCTTCCGACCGATCAAGCGGGCCAGCCCGGCTCCACCGGCCAGGCATCAGCGGATCGAAATGCCGTGCAAGCCGCGCTCATCGAATCGGTCCGCGCCGCCGGTTACGACGCGGAAGTCATCGCGGGCGGGCGACAACTGCTTGACCACATGGCCAAAGGTGGCGACTCGCGGGAAACAATCCGGCGCCAGCGACAGGGAATGATCCAGGCCGTCGGACTCGCCCTGCCTGTCATGTTCCTCGACCACGGCATGCACTGGCTCTGGGGGCATTCTTTCGACAAGCAGATCACCGCCCGGTACATGCAGCTCATCCTGCTTGTCATGATGGCCCTGAGTCCGGGGGCCGCTCCCATCCTCGTCGGGGGCCTGCGCGCCGCGATCCACAGAGTCGGCAACATGGATTTGCTGGTGACATTGGGTGTGTGCGCGGCACTCTTGAGCAGCCTTTACGGAATCTTCATCGCCCACGATTCAGCCTTCATTCACATCGATGCGGCCGCGATGATTCTCTCACTCGTCTGTGTCGGAAGGTACCTCGAAGCCCGGGCCAAGGCCCGAACGGCGGACGCCCTTGCAGCCATCGCCCGGCGAGCGCCCCGCACCGCGCTGGTCCGGCGCGAAGGACAGTGGGTGGCCACGCCGGTCGAGAAGATCAGCACCGGCGACGAAATCAACGTACCGCCGACCGAACCGATTCCCGTCGACGGTGAAGTGATTGAGGGGGGGGCCGCCGTGGACGAGAGTCTCATGACCGGCGAGCCGATGCCTGTTCGCCGCGGACCGGGCGACCGGATTCTTGGCGGCTCGCAAGTGGTCGAGGGGCAGATCGTCGTTCGAGCGACGACGACCGGAGCACGATCGGCGCTCGGCAGAATCGTCGAACTGGTCCAGCAATCGCAGGCCAGTCGAACCGACTCGCAACGGCTGGCGGACCAGGTCGCAGGCGTGTTCGTACCCATCGTGGTCGCAGTCGCTGTTGCGACATTCGCCGGTTGGCTGTTCTTCGCCGGCGCCGCGCGCGCTGCCGATGCGGCTCAGGCAACAGCCGCGGTTCTGGTCGTGGCATGTCCTTGCGCCCTTGGACTGGCCACGCCGACGGTGGTGGCGGTCGCGACCGGCTTCGCAGCCCTTCGCGGCATCCTCGTTCGCGATGCCGCCACGCTCGAACGCGCTGGCGCGATCGAGCGCGTCATCTGGGACAAAACCGGAACGCTCACATCCGGCAGGCCGCATGTCGTTCACATGGCGCCGAAGGCCCCGATGAACGAATCACAATTGCTCCAATTGGCAGCCGGGGCCGAGCAATTCTCCTCCCATCCGCTGGCCAGCGCGATCGTCGCCGAAGCCCTGCGACGCGGACTGTCGCTCCCTGAGCCCGAGAAGTTCAACGTGATGCCCGGCCGAGGCGTTTCTGCGACAATCGACGGCCGCGAAATCCTTATTGGTAAAGGCGGAAATGATCGCGCCCACCAACTTCCGAGCACAAGCGATGCCGTCTCGGTTGTCGGCATCTGGGCGGATAAGGCACCGGTGGGGACAATCGAACTTCGCGATTCCATTCGCCCCTCCGCCCGAGCGGCGATCGAACGCCTTAAACGTCTTGGCATTCGGAGCGAGATGCTCACCGGCGATCGGCTGGCCGCCGCGCAGCACGTCGCCCGCGAACTGGGGATCGATGAAGTCGACCTCACGGCCGAGGTTACACCCGAAGGCAAAATCGAGCGCATCCGTGCGGCCAGGCAGAATGGCGACAAGGTCGCAATGGTTGGCGACGGGATCAATGATGCCGCGGCGCTCGCATCGGCCGATGTCGGGATCGCGTTTGCCGCAGGCGCTCAGACCGCATGCGACGCGGCGGGGATTCAGCTCGTCGGGTCCACCCCACAGCTCGTTGCCGATGCGGTGCAACTGGCCCGTGCCGCGCGACGAATCATCCGGCAGAATCTGGTCTGGGCATTCGCGTACAATGTCCTGATGATCCCGCTCGCGGCAGCCGGAAGGCTTTCACCGATGCTTGCCGCCGCCTCGATGATGGTCAGTTCGTTGACCGTGGTACTGAACGCCCTTCGGCTGCAGCGGCTTCGACTTGACTGA
- the moaC gene encoding cyclic pyranopterin monophosphate synthase MoaC, which yields MVDVSAKAVTARRAVASAELRVSPDTLRLIQDGKMLKGDVAAVARIAGIQAAKRTSSLIPLCHPLPIHGVDVEIKLQPPDRIRIVGSVTVEARTGVEMEALTAVSVAALTVYDMCKAVDRGITIGPIRLDEKSGGGSGEWRR from the coding sequence ATGGTTGATGTCTCGGCGAAGGCCGTGACGGCGCGACGGGCCGTCGCTTCCGCGGAGCTTCGCGTCTCGCCCGACACACTGCGTCTGATCCAGGACGGCAAAATGCTTAAAGGTGACGTCGCGGCGGTCGCTCGAATCGCTGGTATTCAGGCCGCCAAGCGCACGAGCAGTCTGATTCCGTTGTGCCACCCGCTGCCGATTCATGGGGTGGATGTGGAAATCAAGCTTCAGCCTCCTGATCGGATTCGCATTGTCGGCTCCGTGACGGTCGAGGCGCGCACGGGCGTCGAGATGGAGGCACTCACGGCCGTTAGTGTCGCAGCGCTGACGGTGTATGACATGTGCAAAGCGGTCGATCGCGGAATCACCATCGGGCCGATCCGGCTCGACGAAAAATCCGGCGGCGGATCCGGCGAATGGCGTCGATAA
- a CDS encoding DHH family phosphoesterase, whose translation MSIDTQPRSIDAAAAADRLIGASEIIITTHARADGDAIGSALGAARALRLAGRNARAYFHEPVPPRYSDLPDAHTALVWPTGDPEALRAAFQSADLLLIVDTCAAGQLDGIVPVLAESSVRKLAIDHHVTRDPIVDEILVDTSAGACTQLIARVCDAAGWRIDPELATLLFAGLATDTGWFRHSNADAVVFATAARLIEAGARADVQYERLYLTEPLARVRLMGAVMSSFELRAHGRLAVIRVTREMLSRCEASSGMTEEVINETHRTGSVIASVMFVEPETPDEPVRVSFRAKRDINVAKVAQRFGGGGHACAAGAKLRETFDNAVRRVVEALEHELSSS comes from the coding sequence ATGTCAATCGATACGCAGCCCCGATCCATCGACGCCGCCGCGGCAGCAGACCGCCTCATCGGCGCATCCGAGATCATCATCACCACACACGCGCGCGCCGACGGAGACGCCATCGGCTCGGCCCTCGGAGCAGCCCGCGCCCTTCGGCTCGCGGGGAGAAACGCGCGGGCATATTTTCATGAACCGGTCCCGCCGCGATATTCCGATCTGCCTGATGCCCACACCGCGCTTGTCTGGCCCACAGGGGACCCGGAAGCCTTGCGTGCCGCATTCCAATCGGCCGACCTGCTGCTGATCGTCGATACCTGCGCGGCAGGCCAGCTCGACGGCATCGTGCCGGTTCTCGCCGAATCGTCTGTCCGGAAGCTCGCGATCGACCACCATGTGACTCGTGATCCGATCGTGGACGAAATCCTTGTGGACACGTCAGCCGGCGCCTGCACCCAGTTGATCGCCCGCGTCTGCGACGCCGCCGGTTGGCGCATCGATCCCGAGCTGGCGACACTCCTCTTTGCCGGACTTGCAACCGACACCGGCTGGTTCCGTCACTCAAACGCCGATGCCGTCGTCTTCGCGACGGCCGCCCGCCTCATCGAGGCCGGCGCCCGCGCCGATGTCCAGTATGAGCGACTCTATCTCACCGAGCCGCTCGCACGCGTTCGACTCATGGGCGCAGTCATGTCATCGTTCGAACTGCGCGCCCACGGCCGCCTCGCCGTCATTCGTGTCACACGGGAAATGCTCAGCCGCTGCGAGGCAAGCTCCGGCATGACCGAGGAAGTCATCAACGAAACGCATCGAACCGGATCAGTTATCGCAAGCGTCATGTTCGTCGAGCCGGAGACGCCGGACGAACCGGTAAGGGTCAGCTTCCGCGCCAAGCGCGATATAAATGTCGCGAAGGTGGCACAGAGATTCGGCGGCGGCGGACACGCATGCGCCGCCGGGGCAAAACTGCGAGAAACCTTCGACAACGCAGTCCGCCGCGTGGTCGAAGCGCTTGAGCACGAGCTTTCGAGTTCTTGA
- a CDS encoding heavy-metal-associated domain-containing protein, producing MGRRPAASNPPSAAIKPSRSIYSRRSTRRICLKTCSNPSATKHSSSDHPVAGFGVPRFASLNFLSAFGIDRAIAPRISSTEGRGRRVKRYTLDIVGMTCDHCVTIVRNALVQAGAAQCDITLSAGRAAVAIEESATTIARLVAAVTAAGYTVTGFRTVKDASAGSAPTGATA from the coding sequence ATGGGCCGGAGGCCGGCCGCGTCAAACCCGCCATCGGCGGCGATAAAGCCGAGCAGGTCGATCTACTCACGGCGGTCAACGCGGCGGATTTGCTTGAAAACGTGCTCGAATCCATCTGCCACGAAGCATTCGTCGTCTGACCATCCTGTCGCGGGGTTTGGCGTTCCTCGCTTCGCATCACTAAACTTCTTAAGTGCTTTCGGGATCGATCGAGCAATTGCGCCGAGGATCAGTTCAACCGAAGGCAGAGGACGCCGCGTGAAACGATACACCCTCGACATCGTCGGAATGACCTGCGACCACTGTGTGACCATCGTTCGGAATGCCCTGGTTCAGGCCGGCGCAGCACAATGCGACATCACTCTCAGTGCCGGCCGGGCAGCCGTCGCGATTGAAGAATCCGCCACGACGATCGCCCGCCTCGTTGCCGCCGTTACGGCCGCCGGGTACACCGTCACAGGATTTCGCACGGTGAAAGATGCTTCCGCCGGAAGCGCCCCGACAGGAGCCACCGCTTGA
- the trpD gene encoding anthranilate phosphoribosyltransferase: MSDTFEQLTSLVVHGRGLSASQTATAVGAIMAGGATDDEIERFLRAMAAKGESIEELVGGASAMRQHVSRVECRHPDAIDTCGTGGDGISTFNVSTAAGIVAAAAGARVAKHGNRTNSRRSGSAEVLIALGVQIDVPPSVVSRCLDELGIGFLFAAKLHPAMGRVAPIRRKIGTPTFFNLLGPLANPAAVRRQIIGVPRLHLVPLMADALRRLGAVRAMVVNGDDGLCDFTITGPSRFAELQDGQIRIRTMDPEAAGLAVQPIKLLRIDSPEESAEMIRAIFAGARGAARDHTLLNAAAALVVAGLSPDFAEGANRAAAAIDSGDAGRVLEGLVRLTNDSKS, encoded by the coding sequence ATGTCGGACACTTTCGAACAACTGACATCTCTCGTCGTCCACGGTCGTGGTCTCAGTGCTTCGCAGACTGCCACTGCTGTGGGAGCGATCATGGCCGGCGGCGCGACCGACGATGAAATCGAGCGGTTCTTGCGAGCGATGGCCGCCAAAGGCGAGTCGATCGAGGAACTGGTCGGTGGTGCGTCAGCGATGCGACAACACGTTTCGCGCGTGGAGTGCCGTCACCCCGACGCCATCGACACCTGCGGTACCGGTGGAGATGGAATCAGCACGTTCAATGTGTCGACGGCCGCGGGCATCGTCGCGGCTGCGGCCGGCGCGCGGGTCGCCAAGCACGGCAATCGAACCAACTCTCGCCGGAGTGGCTCGGCCGAGGTGCTGATTGCGCTTGGCGTTCAGATCGACGTCCCGCCCTCCGTCGTGTCACGCTGTCTGGATGAACTCGGCATCGGCTTTCTATTCGCGGCCAAGCTGCATCCGGCTATGGGGCGGGTTGCGCCGATCCGGCGAAAAATCGGAACGCCGACGTTTTTTAATCTACTTGGCCCATTGGCCAACCCCGCCGCTGTTCGCCGACAGATCATCGGAGTCCCACGGCTACATCTGGTACCGCTGATGGCCGACGCACTGCGGCGGCTCGGGGCGGTTCGCGCGATGGTGGTCAACGGTGACGACGGCCTATGTGATTTCACCATCACCGGTCCGAGCAGATTCGCGGAGCTACAGGACGGTCAAATCAGGATCCGAACGATGGACCCCGAGGCAGCAGGCCTCGCCGTTCAGCCGATTAAGCTCCTGCGCATCGATAGCCCGGAGGAAAGCGCCGAGATGATCCGTGCAATTTTTGCCGGTGCTCGGGGTGCTGCCCGCGATCATACGCTGCTCAACGCGGCTGCGGCGCTGGTGGTCGCCGGGTTGTCGCCGGATTTCGCGGAGGGGGCGAATCGGGCGGCGGCCGCGATCGACAGCGGAGATGCGGGTCGGGTACTCGAGGGGCTCGTCAGATTGACTAATGATTCAAAAAGTTGA
- a CDS encoding SpoIID/LytB domain-containing protein gives MADRRRARKAWRRFKRAVLRKAGIRRAAFVAGCATLILWGCYCIRDGGRSWFGPSGQPEESPPTVAVDRTIRVRLNDGKSGASIRLRVTSPFDVVATSTNQLLKSYDGPMASAVVGAAPGGIMLGGDRIASTDVLIKPKRDAAIVVGDDTYRGNLRLHVDDGRVMLTNHVALESYLRGVLRGELPGHFHPEAFKAQCVAARTYAVYQKLGTPPARDWDVLDHEGSQMYIGVRGEEAKSDAAVAATTGEICVYEEGGKEQIFCTYYSSTCGGVTQPISQFKPNDPRVPPLVGNIICTDCYLSRLYRWEPVKLTHEEVTKRIVARYPSVKRIGRIVRLRPKEVGSDGRIVRIQLDGSNGENETLVGEDFRLCIGGRALKSTCFAIENGPGYFVFSDGKGFGHGCGLCQYGMETKALRGMTYREILSFYYPTSRIKKLYE, from the coding sequence TTGGCCGATCGCAGGCGAGCCCGAAAGGCATGGAGGCGTTTTAAGCGCGCGGTGCTGCGCAAGGCGGGAATCCGGCGGGCGGCGTTTGTGGCAGGCTGCGCCACGCTGATTCTCTGGGGCTGTTACTGCATTCGCGACGGGGGGCGTTCCTGGTTTGGCCCGTCCGGGCAGCCGGAAGAATCGCCACCCACTGTCGCGGTCGACCGCACCATCCGCGTGCGTCTGAACGACGGGAAGTCCGGCGCATCGATTCGGCTTCGCGTCACATCGCCCTTCGACGTCGTCGCCACAAGTACGAATCAACTGCTGAAATCGTATGACGGTCCGATGGCATCTGCCGTCGTCGGCGCGGCACCAGGCGGCATCATGCTCGGCGGCGATCGCATTGCGTCGACTGATGTGCTCATCAAGCCGAAACGGGACGCCGCGATTGTCGTCGGAGACGATACCTATCGCGGCAACCTCCGGCTGCACGTTGACGACGGCCGCGTGATGCTCACGAACCATGTCGCACTTGAATCCTATCTTCGCGGCGTGCTGCGCGGCGAGTTGCCCGGCCATTTTCACCCGGAAGCATTCAAGGCCCAGTGCGTCGCAGCCAGAACCTATGCCGTGTATCAGAAACTCGGAACGCCTCCAGCGCGCGACTGGGACGTGCTCGATCACGAAGGCAGCCAGATGTACATCGGCGTTCGCGGCGAAGAGGCCAAATCAGATGCGGCCGTCGCGGCGACAACCGGGGAGATCTGCGTGTATGAGGAGGGGGGTAAGGAGCAGATTTTCTGCACCTACTACTCATCCACCTGCGGCGGCGTCACTCAGCCTATTTCGCAGTTCAAGCCGAATGATCCGCGCGTGCCACCCCTTGTCGGCAATATCATCTGCACGGACTGCTATCTGTCTCGCCTGTATCGTTGGGAGCCAGTCAAGCTCACTCACGAAGAAGTCACCAAGCGAATCGTTGCTCGCTATCCGAGCGTCAAGCGCATTGGCCGGATCGTTCGGCTGCGACCGAAGGAAGTCGGATCGGACGGCCGCATCGTCCGGATCCAGCTGGATGGTTCAAACGGTGAAAATGAAACGCTCGTCGGCGAGGACTTTCGACTGTGCATCGGCGGACGTGCGCTGAAATCCACCTGCTTTGCGATTGAGAACGGCCCGGGGTATTTCGTTTTTTCCGATGGTAAGGGCTTCGGCCACGGATGCGGGCTATGTCAATACGGCATGGAGACCAAGGCACTTCGCGGCATGACCTATCGCGAGATTCTCAGCTTCTATTATCCGACCTCAAGGATCAAAAAGCTCTACGAATAA
- a CDS encoding tetratricopeptide repeat protein, with protein MDTTLDLSTIFEQERFDANAYETLKDVAFSGKESVNRFQELVSDLERNARAGAVDTGRAALKLGMCYLLLNAGDRAIQWLLKAEDSSDKFKYLGIAFRDQRRHREALSAFESAVERAEDKLECRCQVAESYILLDEVEKAGAILDQTSDAGRESAQWHYTRGRYLHATGDLDGAMSEFERALALDERHAYANFHLAYLCDLHGSDERARELYLRATDQPYIHLHALMNLAIIYEDHAEYEKAVDCIKRILAVDPSNLRARLYLKDVMAAGDMMIDEFQMQDSERRNAVLEIPVTDFELSVRSRNCLKKMNIHTLGDLLRTTELELLSYKNFGETSLKEIKAMLAQKGLVLGQLAHERKSAALPVATMAVPLRPVNPEVHTKPVASLQLSVRSRKCLQGLGISTLGDLAGRTEAELMSARNFGQTSLDEIKKCLSEYGLALREG; from the coding sequence ATGGATACGACCCTCGACCTTTCGACAATTTTCGAGCAGGAACGATTTGACGCCAACGCATACGAAACACTGAAAGACGTTGCCTTCTCCGGCAAGGAGTCGGTGAACCGATTTCAGGAGCTGGTCTCCGACCTGGAGCGGAATGCTCGCGCCGGGGCTGTCGATACAGGCCGCGCCGCGCTGAAGCTGGGCATGTGCTATCTGCTGCTGAATGCCGGCGACCGTGCAATTCAGTGGCTGTTAAAGGCGGAGGATAGCTCCGACAAGTTCAAGTACCTGGGCATCGCATTTCGCGATCAACGGCGTCATCGGGAGGCCCTGTCGGCGTTCGAGTCGGCCGTGGAACGCGCCGAGGACAAGCTCGAATGCCGCTGCCAGGTTGCCGAGAGCTACATTCTGTTGGATGAAGTCGAGAAGGCCGGCGCGATTCTCGATCAAACGTCCGATGCCGGTCGGGAGTCGGCGCAGTGGCACTATACGCGCGGCCGCTATCTGCATGCCACGGGGGATCTGGATGGTGCGATGAGCGAATTCGAGCGCGCTCTGGCGCTGGATGAGCGCCATGCCTATGCGAATTTCCATCTCGCATACCTCTGCGACCTGCATGGAAGCGACGAGCGGGCGCGTGAACTTTACCTTCGGGCCACTGATCAGCCCTACATTCATCTTCACGCGCTGATGAATCTCGCGATCATTTACGAGGATCACGCTGAGTACGAGAAGGCTGTTGACTGCATCAAGCGGATTTTGGCGGTTGATCCCTCGAACTTGCGAGCTCGCCTTTATCTGAAGGACGTGATGGCGGCCGGCGACATGATGATCGACGAATTCCAGATGCAGGATTCGGAGCGGCGGAACGCCGTTCTCGAGATTCCCGTCACGGATTTCGAGCTGTCTGTTCGGAGCCGGAACTGCCTGAAGAAGATGAACATCCACACGCTCGGCGATCTACTTCGCACGACGGAGCTTGAATTGCTGTCGTACAAGAATTTCGGCGAAACGTCGCTGAAGGAGATCAAGGCGATGCTCGCCCAGAAGGGGCTCGTCCTTGGCCAACTGGCCCATGAGCGAAAGTCCGCTGCGTTGCCGGTTGCCACGATGGCAGTGCCGCTCCGCCCGGTTAATCCGGAAGTGCACACCAAGCCCGTCGCCTCGCTGCAATTGTCGGTCCGTTCGCGAAAGTGCCTCCAGGGATTGGGTATCTCGACGCTGGGCGATCTGGCCGGCCGGACCGAGGCGGAATTGATGTCGGCACGGAACTTCGGCCAGACATCCCTCGACGAAATCAAGAAGTGTCTTTCGGAATATGGTCTGGCGCTTCGCGAAGGTTGA
- a CDS encoding MoxR family ATPase, with amino-acid sequence MTSTITKEHGPLLERLQSLRANIESVFIGKEEAVTQILVGLFARGHVLIEDVPGVGKTVLAKAVARSIDCTFSRVQMTPDLLPSDILGVSVYHEGSGAFVFKHGPIFANIVLADEINRTTPRSQSALLEVMDEAQVSVEGKPVALERPFMVIATQNPFEFEGTYFLPENQLDRFILRIRIGYPSREDERQILREQPDRTALESLEPVMGGADVLAVQSLVDQVRIDDALMDYLQDIVEATRRHDAIEVGVSPRGALSLLRAARASALLHRREYAVPDDFKLLARPVFAHRIVTKSYLREGHSASADQILMEILESIPAPS; translated from the coding sequence ATGACCTCGACCATCACAAAAGAGCACGGACCGCTACTCGAACGACTTCAGTCACTCCGTGCCAACATCGAGTCCGTCTTCATCGGGAAGGAGGAAGCCGTCACGCAGATCCTCGTAGGCCTCTTTGCCCGCGGTCACGTGCTCATCGAGGATGTCCCCGGCGTCGGCAAGACCGTGCTCGCCAAGGCCGTCGCCCGCAGCATTGATTGCACGTTTTCGCGCGTCCAGATGACACCGGACCTGCTGCCGTCCGACATCCTCGGCGTGAGCGTGTATCACGAAGGATCTGGCGCATTTGTCTTCAAACATGGGCCGATCTTCGCCAATATCGTGCTGGCGGACGAAATCAATCGCACCACGCCGCGTTCCCAATCCGCCTTGCTCGAAGTCATGGACGAGGCACAGGTCAGCGTAGAGGGAAAGCCCGTGGCGCTCGAACGCCCCTTCATGGTCATTGCCACTCAGAATCCATTCGAGTTCGAGGGCACTTACTTCCTGCCGGAGAATCAGCTGGATCGCTTCATCTTGAGAATCCGCATCGGCTACCCCTCCCGCGAGGATGAACGCCAGATTCTGCGCGAACAGCCCGACCGCACCGCTCTCGAATCTCTTGAACCCGTAATGGGCGGCGCGGATGTCCTGGCCGTGCAGTCGCTCGTCGACCAGGTTCGCATCGACGACGCGCTCATGGACTATCTGCAGGACATCGTCGAAGCAACCCGGCGACACGATGCGATCGAAGTCGGCGTTTCGCCGCGCGGCGCGCTTTCGCTTCTTCGCGCGGCAAGGGCGTCCGCTTTGCTGCACCGGCGCGAATATGCCGTACCTGACGATTTCAAGCTGCTCGCTCGACCCGTTTTCGCCCATCGCATCGTGACCAAGTCCTATCTGCGCGAAGGGCACTCCGCGTCGGCCGACCAGATTCTCATGGAGATTCTGGAGAGCATCCCCGCTCCGAGCTGA
- a CDS encoding bifunctional riboflavin kinase/FAD synthetase translates to MTPTIFHGVASIDPVFRGAVLAVGNFDGVHLGHQRILRTARALAHVSSAAVIAMTFEPHPVELLRPEQAPRRLSPWHEKARQLAAAGADAVVRLETDWPLLSLEAEEFVREILIKQIHPSYIVEGPDFGFGRGRKGNVETLRQLSPRGGFQVHVVEPFQIHIDGDDTPCLVSSTLIRKLLCAGDIPRATACLGRPYTLIGTIIRGAGEGKSLGFPTINIDFGEQLVPREGVYAGTAEIDGHGKPAAISIGYRPTLGGGGTLAVEAFILDDARDTYGRTARLDLTAFIREQRRFESREALSAQIARDVAEVRRLAEPRS, encoded by the coding sequence ATGACACCCACAATCTTTCACGGCGTGGCCTCCATCGATCCCGTGTTTCGCGGCGCGGTGCTCGCGGTCGGTAATTTCGATGGGGTGCATCTGGGCCATCAACGCATTCTTCGCACCGCCCGCGCGCTGGCCCATGTCTCCAGTGCTGCGGTCATTGCCATGACGTTCGAGCCACACCCGGTCGAACTGCTCAGACCGGAGCAGGCCCCCAGGCGGCTATCGCCGTGGCACGAGAAAGCGCGCCAACTCGCAGCCGCCGGCGCCGATGCGGTCGTGCGCCTTGAAACGGATTGGCCGCTGCTGTCGCTCGAAGCCGAAGAATTCGTCCGGGAGATCCTCATCAAGCAGATTCATCCATCATACATCGTCGAGGGACCGGACTTCGGCTTTGGCCGCGGCAGAAAAGGCAACGTGGAAACGCTCCGACAGCTATCACCCAGAGGCGGATTTCAGGTCCACGTTGTCGAGCCATTCCAGATTCACATCGACGGCGACGACACCCCATGTCTCGTATCGAGCACCCTGATTCGCAAGCTGCTCTGTGCGGGAGATATCCCGCGCGCAACGGCGTGCCTCGGCCGGCCTTACACCCTCATCGGCACGATCATCCGAGGCGCCGGCGAAGGAAAATCGCTCGGTTTCCCAACCATCAATATCGACTTCGGCGAACAACTCGTCCCGCGCGAAGGCGTCTACGCCGGCACGGCTGAAATTGACGGACACGGAAAACCCGCCGCGATCAGCATCGGATACCGCCCCACGCTCGGCGGCGGAGGCACGCTGGCGGTCGAAGCGTTCATCCTCGATGATGCACGCGACACCTACGGCCGCACGGCGCGGCTGGATTTGACCGCGTTCATCCGTGAGCAGCGCCGATTTGAGAGCCGCGAGGCGCTCTCGGCCCAGATAGCGCGCGACGTCGCGGAAGTCAGGCGACTGGCAGAACCGCGGTCGTGA